ATGCTAATTTAAGAGAAGATATAGATACTTTTATCATTACTAAGTCTAAAGAAGGATTCGATTTTTATGAGGAAGAAGAAAGCTTGGAACATATATTAAAAAAACATCTTAATTTAGATCATGTTCAAATTATTAAATGCGGAAATGCTGATATAATAGCATCACACAGGGAGCAATGGAATGATGGCTCCAACAGTTTGGCAATAGAACCAGGAAAGGTTATCACCTATGATCGAAATTACATCACCAACAGAGAATTAGAAAAATCGGGGATAGAAGTTTTAACCATACCGTCCAGTGAATTATCTAGAGGAAGGGGAGGCCCTAGGTGCGCTAGTATGCCACTTATAAGGAGGAGATACACTTGAGGAAAAAAGTTTTGATAATGGGAGCAGCAGGTAGAGATTTTCATAATTTCAACGTTTATTATCGCAATAATCCTGACTATGAAGTTGTTTGTTTCACAGCCACACAAATTCCAGATATTGAAGGAAGGCTTTATCCTAAAGAACTCGCTGGAGAGTTGTATCCTAATGGGATACCTATAGAATCAGAAGCTAATCTAGTCAACCTTATCAAAGAAAACAGCATCGACGAAGTGGTGTTATCCTACAGCGATTTACCGTTTTCATACGTAATGGAAAAGGCTTCTTTGGTGCTTGCTAGTGGAGCAGATTTTAAACTTCTGGGGCCGAATAATTCTATGTTGAAATCCAAAAAACCTATTATCTCGGTTTGTGCCGTTAGGACTGGCTCAGGAAAAAGTCAAACAACGAGGAGAGTATTAGACATTCTCAGAAATAAAGGTTTAAAAGTTGTTTCAATCAGGCATCCAATGCCATATGGAAACCTGGTAAAGCAAAAGGTACAAAGATTCGCCACTTACGAAGACCTTGATATACATGAATGTACAATTGAAGAGAGAGAGGAGTATGAACCTCATATAGATAGGAACTCTGTCATCTATGCAGGTGTTGATTATGAAGAGATATTGAGACAGGCAGAAGAAGAAAATCCCGATGTTATATTATGGGATGGTGGAAACAACGACTTTTCATTCTATAAACCTGATTTATCTATTGTTGTAGTAGATCCGCACAGAGCTGGTCACGAAGTATCCTATTTCCCAGGGATGACCAATCTTATTATGGCAGACGTTATAGTTATCAATAAAGAAGAAACGGCAACGTTGGAAGGTATTGAAAAAGTAAGAGCAAATATAGAAAAATGGAATCCAAACGCAATAGTAATCGATGCCGCATCTCCTCTATTCGTTGAAAATCCTTCCATTATAAGAGGGAAGAGATGCCTTGTTATTGAGG
This region of Petrotoga olearia DSM 13574 genomic DNA includes:
- a CDS encoding cyclic 2,3-diphosphoglycerate synthase, producing the protein MGAAGRDFHNFNVYYRNNPDYEVVCFTATQIPDIEGRLYPKELAGELYPNGIPIESEANLVNLIKENSIDEVVLSYSDLPFSYVMEKASLVLASGADFKLLGPNNSMLKSKKPIISVCAVRTGSGKSQTTRRVLDILRNKGLKVVSIRHPMPYGNLVKQKVQRFATYEDLDIHECTIEEREEYEPHIDRNSVIYAGVDYEEILRQAEEENPDVILWDGGNNDFSFYKPDLSIVVVDPHRAGHEVSYFPGMTNLIMADVIVINKEETATLEGIEKVRANIEKWNPNAIVIDAASPLFVENPSIIRGKRCLVIEDGPTLTHGGMTYGAGFIAAKKFGASEIIDPRPYAVGSIVNTYKKYTHLDKILPAMGYGKKQIQELEKTINKSDAEVVVIGTPIDLTRIMDIKKPTVRVTYELQEIGKPDLEEVLSNFIEKK